CTTCTGAGTGCCTGCGTGTGAAACTACCTGCCGAGCATCTCGGAGTTGTTGTAGACGGGGATGTTGGGCCTGATTTTGTTGTCATAAGGGCCAAAGTGGCAGTTTGGCGCACCGAACCATTCATCAAAACCGTTCTCCAGAGGAAGGTACTTGGGTCTGTGGCCCAGGTGCCTGCAACGACAAATAAAGAGCTCACACAGGGTAAGAACAACGTGACAGAAGAATCATCCCGCATCCCAGAGGTTAAATTTAGACcattgttaaatattaaatacacatgaagTTTGGAAGCATACTTttttagattctttttttttttttgtctattacTGTGCCAACTTTAACAAGTTTTTTATCAGGGAATCGTATTCTCATTCCAACTGATGATCaatgaagtaaaaagaaatgccAGTGTATCATCTCAGAGAAGCTTCACTGCATATCACTGTACAGCGAAGTCCATAAATAATTGCAAACTACAGAAAAATCCTCCATATTGTAGCCGCATGTTTCTGGGTACACAGAGTGTGtattcatgtttaaaatgagataatcttttaatttatcccacagtagCGAATGTGCACATGTGGTGATAGTAACTGTCTATACTGCATGTACTGATTTATACATTAATATTAgtatcattgtttttttttatgtatacaCCATTACTGTAAAACACTAAGTTATTTAATAGAATAGTCATAGCCTTTCCCCTATTATTTGGTAAACTTTGGTTAGATGCCtaactgcatttcattgtgtGAGTACTTATACTTTATGCAGTGACAATAAACTTGAATCTAATATGATGTTATTTAAGTGTATGTGATAATGCAAAAAGAATGTgctaaaatgtgcaaaaacccCCCTGGGATTCACAGACTGTTCAAAAGAGCACATAAATTTGGCTTAGCTTCCACTTAAAGTAAACCGCAGCAAACGATTTGATCACTCGTTACGCTATTAATCACGGCTTCTAACGCTTCAAAAGCATCTAAAACCTTGGAGGAAAGATAAAAGGGCTCACCACTTGCCAACTATCTTGCTGACATAACCTTTTTTCTTCAACATCCGCGGTAACAAAATCTCATCCTTGGAGATCCCTCCCACTATCTCCTGCGGTGTGTATGctatgataaaaaacaaaaacagtatttaTTGTGCAAAGCGTTCCTTGATTTTATTACACACTGTACATTACAGGCAAAGCGGCGAGGAAACATTTGCAGATGAATCATGTGCAcaacaagaataaaataagaacgtACCATTTCTGGCGTGACCGTTAGTGGTGTAGAAACCGTTTCTGACAGGCAGACGACCAGTCAGAAGCGCAGCTCTGGCTGTGGAACgaataaactattttattagGATTTCAAAATGCTTTTTTGCAACTTGAAAACACAATCTAGTCTTCTTATCGTACTCAGCAGCCAGTGCAAAGTGCTTTAATATCTGGCAATCATTGTAGCTATTTTGAGAATTTGTTTTGTGCAACTATGAGACAAACATATTGCGTTTGACTACAGCTGTTGATTGTGGTCACTCTCCGAAtttcaacacaaacaggaaaaaacatcTGCGTGTTTTCATGAACTTGAATACCATGTTAAGCTACATAGCCCAGGACCTGACTTTCCAGTTTCCACTGACTTACATGGCGAACAGAGTGGGTTGGCAGTGTAAAAGTTTGGCAGCAGCATGCCCTGAGCTGCCATTGCATCCAGGTTGGGGGTCTCTTTAGAGGGCTGGCCAAACACCCCCAAGTCCCCCCAGCCCAtctaaaaaaaagagcaaagggAGGTTCATTAACCAATCCAGTAAACTTAGATCGCACCCATACTGTTTACAGGACACAACCTTAAGcaacaaggacagaaagaaaacatatgaAGACAAAATCAGTCAGGAGGAAAGATGTTGCGGGCAGTTCCTCATTTGGTGCCCACACATGCCCCACAGATGTGCTAAACCGAATCGGAAGACACCATTCAAACAACTCACGTCATCCATCagcatgatgatgatgtttggAAGTGACCCATTTGATTCCTTTTCTGTCAATGAGCAGCATATTGTTGCAGCAAGAAGTGTGAGAGATAGAGACACCACCAGTCGCATTGCTGTACAGTAATCATATGACTTCCAGTATCGAGGAAGTGACCGGTTTGTTTTGTCTTCGTGGCCGCGTTCGGCGCAACATTTGCGCATACAtgcatttaagatttaaaagaaaaagaagccacTTCTCACTGTGTTTGAATTCACGTGaactaaaatttaaaattaagatTAGTTCTCTCGTTGGTGTATGAATACAGTAGcgtgaaaaataacaaaaaaaaagcgttAAACTGTAAATAGCCAATACGGGTGACTTGTGATACATTCATGGACTTCTCATACATATTGCACCGGCGATATTTGAAATTCGACACTTCtctgaaataataacagaaatCGATAAgtactaaaaatataaattaaaatatatgtgaTTTTGTGAATAATTCGAATTCTACGTTAATGACACctaatacatatttataatcaggtatttaacttttttattgCTCTTTTTCCTACAACATTGAATGCAACATATCACGTGACAGCAGCTGACAGCTCGCAGCAGGAAATCCAACATGGCGGTGTGCATAGCAGTGATCGCAAAAGAGGTAATGTTTGCCTTTAAATGTCCACGTTTTCTGCCCATAGCCTGTTCTATGATGATAAAATAGACTTTTCACATCACTATAATCGTCTCTAAGCAAATGCCATCTTCCTGCGTGTGCCGAAATAACCAACAGGCTGGAATATCCCAACAGAGCTAACGCTAACGTCAACATTAGCATTGTTTTGAGGCTGTTGAATTTTACCTCATAtttcttgtggttttgtgcCACTGGGTGcgtctttttttgtgtcctttttcCAGAACTACCCGCTGTATATCCGCAGTTTGCCCACTCAGAACGAGCTGAAGTTTCACTACACGGTACACACCTCTCTGGACGTGGTTGAGGAGAAGATCTCAGCAGTGGGAAAATCTCTGGGAGACCAGAGAGAGCTGTACCTGGGTCTACTCTACCCGACTGAAGACTATAAAGTGTATCCtttgattttgatggattttatttaattatttatttattgatcctTTGGTCAGATCCTTTTGATCCAAGTTGGACTGATCAGGAAGTAATTAAGCAAAGAATAAATTGCATTATAGAAGACATTAGAAAGAAAGGCAGCTGAACTTCTTCTGATGGGTAacacacagatgttcctatttataCTCCAATGCTACTtgggtgaaacatcttcaagaaactctgcaaCTCCAGTTGCCTTTTACATGTACATTTTCCTTTACCATGTTTGGCTATACATTGAGGATAACCTTTATATTCATGGTTATAAAACTCATTtcctgaagaaaaaacaaactcaaatatCCTTGACTGGTGAAATAGATATGGGTATGTGACCAACTCCAAGGTGAAATTCGTAATTGTCGTGGACTCATCAAATACATCATTGCGGGacaatgaaataagaagtgTAAGTTGAGTCTattgagcatctaaaaatgtaTGTAGAACATTGTATAAATCTTTGTCACTCTTCTTGCTTCTGATCTTATTTCTAGCAGATGAATTACTTTTAATAGATGCATGATGAAATACTTTCTATGCTTTCTCAATAGTTACCTGAGGATCCTTACACAATATTTATGAAATATGGACACAACAGTTTAGCACATCTGTTCTTTCCCCCCCTTCAAGTAATTCAGTGTAACATTTTTTGTTCCCCTGCAGATGTTCAGAAAATTGCACAACTCTTTTACCGATGTAATGTGCAACCCATTCCACAACCCTGGGGATCCCATTCAGTCCAAGTGAGTTTAATTTTGTTGAATCAGTTCCTTCTTAGgattaacattttacatttttagccATTTAACCAATGTTGAATAAATCCTTTTCCAGGGCCTTTGATGGGATCGTCTCTGGAATGATGGTACAAACTGGCTGACGCCCCATCGTTTGAGTTTCTCTTGTATATACCACCTTTTGTTTACACGTTGCTTTGGTTTTTGAAATGCATTAATTGTAATTAAACTTAATCGATGTTGATCACAAGTACCGTCATGTGTTATTTTACTACAAACGGAGCACCGGatcatagtttttatttattcacttacaTAACAAAGAACTTAAGTCATACACAGGGAGGATTTACACATTTGCAGGCAGAGACAATAAACATTCACATCCATTTGTAAAAACAGATACAACTGCATAACAATTTGAGGATTGTCCCATGCATTTACAGCAACATAAGCTTATAATGCAACACCTCTGGCCTCAGTCTGTATTCTTCACATCTCACCTTTATGAAAGACTGATGGAGCGCTTACAATGTATCAATTCTGCGTCCCTCATGTGAGattcaactcaaaaaaaaaacaaaaaaaaaaactgaaagcataATTTAAAATTCTAACTTCTATCCACCCACGTGGTGTGCATCGCATGGTTACAGCTAGCGCTGCTGAGGGTAGTGCTGTCCGCTCGACCCCGCCCCCAGCTCCTCTGATGGTGGCGTGATGAGGAGAAGACACGGGTAACGTTTAGGCATCTGTTCGTGGTAGTCCATGTGTCCCCACTGTCTCTTGCCCACCGAGGGTCCTCCGTAGTAAGGGTGGGGCGTCTGATGCTGCGGCCTCGTCGACTGGTAACGGAATCTACCTTGAGAGCTGTTGTGGTATCGGGGAGGACGGAAACCGCGGCCTCTGCCTCTGGAGTGACCCCCCCTGTGTCCCCCcctgtctgtggtgctgatACCTGGCATGTTGGTCCTCTTCGGCATTACCTGCAAGACAAAGGACTCTTGTCattgttttgaaaatgttgaCTACACTGTAGCAATAGAGCATGACACTGACTTAATGCAGGGATAAGATAAGTTTTATGCAGTTCACATGACCAAATGCTATTACCCAATTCAACAGGAGGTTTAGTGATGACTCATGGTAAGAGGAACTGCTAAATTTAAAGCTATATATGGAAATCACTTGAGCTCTAGCATTCAAAGCCTCCTTTATCCTTCCCCTGAACAAATGCGTACCGCCAAATTATAGAGCTAGTAATGGCTTTAGagccattttaaaatatatgccTGGATGTAAATCTCCTCTGTAGATAGTAATTTGCAGatcatgacacaaaaaaaaaagaaaaagaaaaaaaaaggctatttAACGTATTCTTTCAAGGTCTTGCTACTTCAAGGATCGTACAGTCGTGGCTTTATTCTAAAGTGTGCATAGTGGCACAGGGCTTGAATTATGAATCATTTCTCCAAGGTGGTAGAAGCCGAGCGTGCCCTTAGatttttattgaaatgcgtgtgtgtgtgtgtgtgtgtgtgtagataaaCTACTTCAAGAAGAACACAGCGTATATAGCAGCTCACCTTGAGGACTCTTCCTCTGAACAACGTCTCATGTAAACCAATAGCGCTCTGCACGGAGTCCCGGTCAGAGAACTCGATGTAAGCAAAGCTGTGAAGGGGGAGAACAGGAAGACGTCAGTTAAACGCTGATTCTCACCGTTGTGAGaacaaaaagtttaaattgtgttgaacGCGCACCCCTTGGGATGACCGGAGAACCTGTCGCACAGGATGGTGACTCTGTTGACAGGCCCGCAGCCATTGAAATGGATCTCCAGCTCATCTGCAGTGGCTCCATAGTCTACCTGGTGTTTGAGAGTCAAGAGTATTAGATCAGAGcggcggaaaaaaaaagaaagatgccAAGTACGCGGAAAAGACATATCTACAAGTCTTACATTTCCCACATAGACAGATCTGTTGTCTGCGTCTATCCTCTCCTCTGGAGTCATATTGTAGAAAGGTCCTGtggagcaaataaaaaactgtttttgaacaTGCAATATAAAGAATGCGCTGTCTGCACAGCGGGTCACTACATGTGAAATGAACACAATGATTACTTTCGCCAACATATCCCTTTCTTGCATTATTTGACAACACACATCTCTTAGATTCTTGCTCCCGTCCAACTGCGTCTCGGCTGTGAGGGAGGACCGAAAAGGGAGGGTGGAAGGGAAGAGGAGAtgcacagaggcagaaaatagCCACAGGCAGCAAGGAGGACACTTCTGGTTCTCTGGGGCTCACTGCTTCGTCTCATTGGGCAGTGATGAGGCACATGCGAACACTGTTGTGACCACAGCGAAGTGTCCCAGGTGTTAGCCAGATGGTAAAGGAAGCGGTCGCCTCACCTGCCCGGAGGCTGCAGAGCTCACACACCTGGCTAAAAATACAACGTCAGGGCGTCCCGAACGTACAATCAGCAGTCAGCGACCGAAGtggaacaacagcagcagcaaagcgCTTGTTTAGAAAAGACTCGGGAAGGTGCCTCACCAGGCCGAGGGCTGCTGGTCAGGAGCTGCATCTCCACCGTGTcacacctctcctcctcctccttcagtctTTCGGTCTCTTCTTCCATCTCCAGCTCCTGAACCCTGGCTTTGATGGCCATTAGCTCCTGAAGCACAAGAATGGAAACCAGCATTTGAACTGCCGCTGTGAACCAAATACTATAAAATTAGGATGCTTCCTTTGGAGAATGCCGTTCACCTTTAGACTAAGGTTTGGAAAAGCTTTATTgaagccattttggaaatgtgtGGCAGCACATCATCTTAGACACTTAATGTTGGTTTTGACTTTAGTTTGTCACCTATGTATGTGTTAACGTGGTGTGAAGATGGATTTATAACTGGTATATGGTGAGTTACAGGTCTAGATGTCTGTCTTTTTTAGTCAGCTTACATTTTAGTTGTAGAATGGATGAAGGAAAGAACTGATTGttatcagtgtttatttaaatgtaaaactgtaatAAACACTGATCCGGACAAATTATTgcaaatcattattattattatttttgtctgaaACGTGAAAAGAAATGTACGGACCCAGAATGCACCTGAACGGCCCCCCACAAGTCACTCAGCGCGTTGCATGGGATGTGGCTCCCTGATGTCGCTCCTATCACATATGCAGCGACACCACATTGCGTTTATTTGTCTGGCCGCGAACATCATTACTGCGCCGCACAGACGTGCgtcaaaaaaacatataaatagaCGCGTCAGGCTCACCGCAAACACGTTCAGTACTAACCGGATCCTCGGTGAAATGCTCCACGATGGACTCGCCCTCCAGGTAGCCGTACTCCAGATGATTTTCCGCCATGCTCACTGCTCGAACATAGCATCTGCAAAGCTGACTGCAGCTCGCCAAAATCACCGCAAAAAAATCTCTCTCGCAGGACGGAAACGGGTCGATGGTCCACGGAGGCGGCACCTGACGGCATATGAGGTAAGCTAATAGATATCACCTGTGAAAGACACTCATCATGACTGCGTGGACTGATTGACAGCGGTGCACACGTGAGATCGGTCCTGGTGGAGGGTGTGTACCTTCCACGCAGTGCCGTATCTACCATACAAGGGGGGCCGGGGGGGGGCCCCGATGGCCTCTGCTTGATGCACATACAGCACCGAAATCAATTGAGCGGGTAAAATACAACCTCAACTAAGTTgtaaacataatatataaatacagaaataatgtatttattcaaaatgGAACAGAATGTTTTTCATACATTTGGACATATTTAACAATATGTAATAATATACAGACATATCTGTATGCAATTTCCAACGATTTGAAATGTGGGGT
The sequence above is drawn from the Mugil cephalus isolate CIBA_MC_2020 chromosome 3, CIBA_Mcephalus_1.1, whole genome shotgun sequence genome and encodes:
- the pabpn1l gene encoding embryonic polyadenylate-binding protein 2 — protein: MAENHLEYGYLEGESIVEHFTEDPELMAIKARVQELEMEEETERLKEEEERCDTVEMQLLTSSPRPGPFYNMTPEERIDADNRSVYVGNVDYGATADELEIHFNGCGPVNRVTILCDRFSGHPKGFAYIEFSDRDSVQSAIGLHETLFRGRVLKVMPKRTNMPGISTTDRGGHRGGHSRGRGRGFRPPRYHNSSQGRFRYQSTRPQHQTPHPYYGGPSVGKRQWGHMDYHEQMPKRYPCLLLITPPSEELGAGSSGQHYPQQR
- the trappc2l gene encoding trafficking protein particle complex subunit 2-like protein; the encoded protein is MAVCIAVIAKENYPLYIRSLPTQNELKFHYTVHTSLDVVEEKISAVGKSLGDQRELYLGLLYPTEDYKVYGYVTNSKVKFVIVVDSSNTSLRDNEIRSMFRKLHNSFTDVMCNPFHNPGDPIQSKAFDGIVSGMMVQTG